From Camelina sativa cultivar DH55 chromosome 7, Cs, whole genome shotgun sequence, one genomic window encodes:
- the LOC104699887 gene encoding eukaryotic translation initiation factor 4G-like isoform X1, with translation MSYNQSRPDRSETQYRRTGRSTGNHHQQQHQQQQHRSSPAAGYGKGAGAPPSPAPAPSPAPFVDSSSLPSNRSFKKPSNAQGGGGGGQPRVNLPPVNHSVSKDGLHPNNHNGPNAHSRSQVTGVSGEPVVGGTTESINRNSGPIPKAPTSQSTAMTFKNNDTPNTAKASGDASQAFALQFGSIDLMKIPARTSSAPPNMDEQKRAQMQQSSVRTAPNVPASVPKKDLSNKVADNQLMRKEGHNPTSEKADIKVPHISPPSQTQKSPITNIRMPAVQTPYQHAQVPHPVHFGGPNMHMQPPVTASSFQMPMPMGLSMGNSPQIQPQVFFQGLPSHPMHHQGMMHQAQGHGFATPMGAQIHPQLGHVGVGLSPQYPQQQGGKYGGARKTTPVKITHPDTHEELRLDRRGDPYPDGESAALKQHSNTPPRSQPVSSFAPRPVNLVQPSFNSNTMIYPPGSVPLNSGPMSSAQAPRYPFPVIDGSQRVQIINQPAHTAPQHIRPAALAHVSSDSSSSVKARTAQNVMSSALPAYAKVSVKPAGASEKLGSPKAKSHGEVNISLSQKDVDAGSLSSSQQPKPGFVSVVPNSSARPATEIRRAEMVSESISAENQTRRVESPHNLTEDRGQTMPDSLVSVPETETVAAKENSSLPATNGFKKQLMEVSPTSDTPTSDSVDTNIDESMQGSSHASSEISGSSTQEKDLKCDEQTVSDMVVERSVISDEKHETVSGVLEKAQNEVDGTSSENLAEVTDGTSSELPHSTHIQSSTVPLGHSETSSRHHGVENSGDSLTSAPATLSKDKSAFESNTRRNTSTKGKKKIKEILQKADAAGTTSDLYNAYKGPEEKKEPLESSNVVHDVSNQKPAPVIPQATAEATVDAEPVKNEPEDWEDAADVSTPKLETADNSVNAKRSSSDEARDSCSNTEKKYSRDFLLKFADLCTTLPVGFDLSPDIANALIFAYMAASHHEHDSYPTPGKVMDRQGSNARLDRRPTNMVDDRWTKNQGSLPAGYGGNVGFRPGQGGNSGVLRNPRMQGPIMSRPMQPVGPMGGMGRNTPDLWQRGSNFQQKGLFPSPHAPMQVMHKAERKYQVGTVADEEQAKQRLLKGILNKLTPQNFEKLFEQVKSVNIDNAVTLSGVISQIFDKALMEPTFCEMYADFCVHLSGALPDFNENGEKITFKRLLLNKCQEEFERGEKEEEEASRVAEEGQVEQTEEEREEKRLQVRRRMLGNIRLIGELYKKKMLTEKIMHACIQKLLGFNQDPHEENIEALCKLMSTIGVMIDHQKAKGLMDGYFEKMKMLSCKQELSSRVRFMLINAIDLRKNKWQERMKVEGPKKIEEVHRDAAQERQTQANRLSRGPSMNSSARRGHMEFSPRGGGGMLSPPSAQMGGFHGPPQGRGFSNQDIRYDERPPYEPRMVPMPQRSVGDEPITLGPQGGLGQGMSRRPALVSNTYQSDATQAGGGDYRRPAGGLNGFGSQRPASPVTHGRSSPQERGTAYVHREFASLSRASDPSPEVSSARQVVQGPSSTVNSPRENALSEERLQNMSLSAIKEYYSARDEKEIGLCMKDMNSPAYHPTMISLWVSDSFERKDKERNLLAELLVNLVKSADNALTEVQLVKGFESVLTTLEDAVNDAPKAAEFLGRIFGKSVTEKVVTLTEIGRLIREGGEEPGSLIEFGLGGDVLGSVLEMIKTEAGEEALVEIRRSSGLRIEDFKPPAPNRSKILEKFT, from the exons ATGTCCTACAATCAATCAAGGCCCGACAGAAGCGAGACTCAATACCGTAGAACTGGTCGATCCACCGGTaaccaccaccaacaacaacaccaacagcAACAACACCGATCTTCTCCCGCCGCCGGTTATGGTAAGGGAGCCGGCGCTCCTCCTTCCCCTGCGCCTGCCCCTTCCCCTGCCCCTTTtgttgattcttcttccttGCCTTCCAATCGCAG TTTTAAGAAGCCCAGCAATGCtcaaggaggaggaggaggagggcaGCCTAGGGTGAATTTGCCACCTGTGAATCATTCTGTTTCCAAGGATGGTTTGCATCCTAACAATCACAATGGTCCAAATGCACACTCTCGCTCTCAAG TTACAGGAGTGTCTGGTGAACCGGTTGTTGGTGGAACAACTGAATCAATCAACAGAAACAGTGGACCTATTCCGAAGGCTCCAACTTCTCAGTCTACCGCCATGACTTTCAAGAACAATGATACGCCCAACACAGCCAAAG CCTCTGGAGACGCTTCTCAAGCATTTGCTTTGCAGTTTGGGTCTATTGATCTGATGAAG ATTCCTGCTCGAACTAGCTCAGCACCTCCGAATATGGATGAGCAGAAACGTGCCCAG ATGCAGCAATCTTCTGTAAGAACGGCGCCAAATGTGCCAGCTTCTGTACCCAAAAAAGATTTATCAAATAAGGTTGCAGATAATCAGTTGATGAGGAAAGAGGGGCACAATCCAACGAGTGAAAAAGCAGATATTAAAGTCCCACATATATCCCCTCCAAGTCAAACGCAGAAGTCTCCAATTACAAATATTCGCATGCCTGCTGTGCAGACACCATATCAGCATGCTCAGGTTCCTCACCCTGTACATTTCGGTGGGCCGAACATGCATATGCAGCCTCCAGTGACCGCATCCTCGTTTCAAATGCCAATGCCAATGGGATTATCTATGGGAAATTCACCTCAAATCCAGCCGCAGGTGTTCTTTCAGGGTCTTCCATCACATCCGATGCATCATCAGGGTATGATGCATCAGGCTCAGGGACATGGTTTTGCAACTCCAATGGGTGCTCAGATTCACCCTCAGTTAGGCCACGTTGGTGTGGGTTTGAGCCCACAATATCCCCAGCAACAAGGAGGAAAATATGGTGGGGCACGCAAGACGACGCCTGTAAAGATTACTCATCCTGACACACACGAAGAGCTGAGGCTTGATCGACGTGGTGACCCATATCCAGATGGCGAATCAGCGGCTTTAAAACAGCATTCTAACACACCCCCCAGATCACAGCCAGTTTCATCATTTGCTCCACGACCAGTCAATTTGGTGCAACCCTCATTTAACTCTAATACTATGATATATCCTCCGGGTTCTGTACCCTTAAACAGTGGTCCAATGTCATCTGCTCAGGCACCAAGATATCCTTTCCCAGTTATTGATGGGTCCCAGAGAGTACAAATTATCAACCAACCTGCTCATACCGCTCCACAGCATATCAGACCTGCAGCTCTGGCACATGTTTcatctgattcttcttcctctgtgaaAGCACGCACTGCCCAAAATGTGATGTCATCTGCCCTACCTGCTTATGCGAAGGTATCAGTGAAGCCAGCTGGGGCTTCTGAAAAGCTTGGATCACCAAAAGCCAAGTCACATGGAGAAGTTAAC ATTTCTCTGTCACAAAAGGACGTGGATGCAGGTTCATTGAGCTCTTCACAGCAGCCTAAACCTGGTTTTGTCTCTGTAGTACCTAATTCGTCTGCTCGGCCAGCGACTGAAATTAGAAGAGCGGAAATGGTGAGTGAGTCGATCTCAGCTGAGAATCAGACACGTAGGGTGGAATCCCCTCATAATTTGACTGAG GATCGTGGACAGACTATGCCAGACTCTCTGGTCTCTGTTCCCGAAACAGAAACTGTTGCTGCCAAGGAAAATTCATCACTCCCAGCTACCAACGGATTTAAGAAGCAACTCATGGAGGTGTCTCCTACATCTGATACTCCAACGTCTGATTCAGTAGATACAAATATTGACGAATCTATGCAAGGGTCAAGCCATGCCTCATCAGAGATTTCTGGTTCTTCAACTCAAGAGAAAGACCTAAAATGTGATGAACAGACTGTTTCTGATATGGTTGTTGAAAGGTCTGTAATTTCTGATGAAAAACACGAAACAGTGTCAGGTGTGCTTGAGAAGGCACAGAATGAGGTAGATGGTACGAGCTCTGAAAACTTGGCTGAAGTTACAGATGGTACGAGCTCTGAGCTTCCACATTCTACGCATATTCAGTCTTCTACAGTTCCTCTTGGACATTCGGAAACGTCATCGAGACATCATGGTGTAGAAAATTCTGGTGATAGTTTGACCTCTGCCCCAGCTACTCTTTCAAAAGATAAATCCGCATTTGAATCGAACACAAGAAGAAATACTTCtacaaaaggaaagaagaagataaaagaaatcCTTCAAAAAGCAGATGCTGCAGGGACAACTTCTGATCTTTATAATGCGTACAAAGGGcctgaagaaaagaaagagcCGTTAGAGAGCTCAAATGTTGTTCATGATGTTTCAAACCAGAAGCCGGCACCTGTCATACCTCAGGCTACTGCTGAAGCCACTGTGGATGCTGAACCAGTGAAAAATGAACCAGAAGACTGGGAAGATGCGGCCGATGTTTCTACACCAAAGTTGGAAACTGCAGATAATTCTGTGAATGCTAAGAGAAGTTCCTCAGATGAGGCCAGAGACAGCTGCAGCAATACAGAAAAGAAGTACTCCCGTGATTTCCTTCTTAAGTTTGCAGACCTGTGTACTACTCTCCCTGTGGGATTTGACCTTTCGCCTGATATTGCTAATGCCTTGATTTTTGCTTATATGGCTGCATCTCATCATGAACATGATTCTTATCCTACTCCTGGAAAGGTTATGGATCGCCAAGGGAGTAATGCTCGATTAGATCGTCGTCCTACCAATATGGTTGATGATAGATGGACAAAGAATCAGGGTTCTCTTCCAGCAGGATATGGGGGTAACGTAGGTTTCCGACCTGGTCAAGGAGGAAACTCAGGAGTTTTAAGAAACCCTCGTATGCAGGGACCGATTATGTCTAGACCGATGCAACCTGTGGGTCCTATGGGAGGAATGGGCAGAAATACCCCCGACTTATGGCAACGTGGTTCAAATTTCCAACAAAAGGGACTTTTTCCTTCTCCACATGCTCCTATGCAGGTGATGCACAAAGCTGAGAGAAAATACCAAGTCGGTACAGTTGCAGATGaagaacaagcaaaacaaaggctATTAAAGGGAATCCTGAACAAGTTGACCCCGCAAAACTTTGAGAAACTGTTTGAGCAAGTTAAAAGTGTCAACATCGACAACGCTGTTACACTTTCTGGTGTCATTTCACAGATATTTGACAAAGCCTTGATGGAGCCTACCTTCTGTGAGATGTATGCAGATTTCTGTGTACATCTTTCTGGGGCGTTACCTGATTTTAATGAGAATGGTGAAAAGATTACCTTCAAAAGATTGCTTCTCAATAAATGTCAGGAAGAATTTGAGAGAGGggagaaagaagaggaggaagccAGTAGAGTAGCCGAAGAAGGACAAGTAGAACAAACCGAGGAGGAACGGGAAGAGAAAAGACTCCAGGTGCGAAGGAGAATGCTCGGTAATATTAGACTTATTGGTGAGTTATACAAGAAAAAGATGTTGACTGAGAAAATCATGCACGCATGCATCCAGAAGTTGCTCGGGTTTAATCAAGATCCTCATGAAGAGAACATTGAAGCTCTTTGTAAACTAATGAGTACGATAGGAGTTATGATCGATCATCAGAAAGCCAAGGGCCTTATGGATGGGTATtttgagaaaatgaaaatgctATCATGCAAACAAGAATTGTCGTCTAGGGTGAGGTTCATGTTGATTAATGCCATCGATTTGCGAAAGAACAAATGGCAAGAGAGAATGAAGGTCGaaggaccaaaaaaaattgaggaagTGCACAGAGATGCTGCACAAGAACGCCAAACTCAAGCTAACAGGCTTTCACGTGGACCCTCGATGAATTCATCAGCAAGAAGAGGACATATGGAGTTTAGTCCTAGGGGGGGAGGAGGAATGCTATCACCTCCAAGTGCCCAAATGGGTGGTTTCCATGGACCACCTCAAGGTCGTGGCTTTAGTAATCAGGACATTCGATATGATGAAAGGCCACCTTATGAGCCTAGGATGGTTCCAATGCCTCAAAGGTCAGTAGGTGATGAGCCTATTACCTTGGGTCCGCAAGGTGGTCTTGGTCAGGGAATGTCTAGAAGGCCTGCACTAGTATCAAACACTTATCAGTCTGATGCGACTCAGGCCGGTGGTGGAGATTATAGGCGACCGGCTGGTGGTTTGAATGGTTTTGGCTCACAAAGACCTGCAAGTCCTGTTACTCACGGACGGTCAAGTCCTCAAGAGCGGGGAACAGCGTATGTCCACAGGGAATTTGCAAGTCTGTCTCGTGCTTCTGATCCGTCACCAGAAGTTTCATCTGCTAGGCAAGTAGTACAAGGGCCATCGTCCACAGTAAACAGTCCTCGAGAAAATGCTTTGTCTGAGGAACGGTTACAAAATATGTCATTGTCTGCAATTAAGGAATATTACAG TGCCCGAGATGAGAAGGAGATTGGTTTGTGCATGAAAGATATGAATTCACCAGCTTATCACCCAACAATGATTTCTCTGTGGGTATCTGATTCGTTTGagagaaaagacaaagaaaggAATCTTTTAGCAGAGCTCCTTGTTAACCTTGTGAAATCTGCTGACAACGCTTTAACCGAGGTCCAACTAGTGAAAGG GTTTGAATCTGTTTTGACAACCCTGGAGGATGCCGTAAATGATGCTCCGAAAGCAGCAGAGTTTCTTGGTAGAATCTTTGGTAAAAGTGTGACAGAGAAAGTAGTGACATTGACAGAGATTGGTCGGTTAATCAGAGAAGGAGGAGAGGAACCAGGAAGTCTAATAGAGTTTGGATTAGGCGGAGATGTTCTTGGGAGTGTTTTGGAGATGATAAAGACAGAAGCTGGGGAAGAAGCTTTGGTTGAGATTCGCCGGAGCTCAGGTCTGAGGATTGAAGATTTCAAACCTCCTGCACCTAACCGGTCTAAGATATTAGAGAAATTtacttag
- the LOC104699887 gene encoding eukaryotic translation initiation factor 4G-like isoform X5 has product MSYNQSRPDRSETQYRRTGRSTGNHHQQQHQQQQHRSSPAAGYGKGAGAPPSPAPAPSPAPFVDSSSLPSNRSFKKPSNAQGGGGGGQPRVNLPPVNHSVSKDGLHPNNHNGPNAHSRSQGVSGEPVVGGTTESINRNSGPIPKAPTSQSTAMTFKNNDTPNTAKASGDASQAFALQFGSIDLMKIPARTSSAPPNMDEQKRAQMQQSSVRTAPNVPASVPKKDLSNKVADNQLMRKEGHNPTSEKADIKVPHISPPSQTQKSPITNIRMPAVQTPYQHAQVPHPVHFGGPNMHMQPPVTASSFQMPMPMGLSMGNSPQIQPQVFFQGLPSHPMHHQGMMHQAQGHGFATPMGAQIHPQLGHVGVGLSPQYPQQQGGKYGGARKTTPVKITHPDTHEELRLDRRGDPYPDGESAALKQHSNTPPRSQPVSSFAPRPVNLVQPSFNSNTMIYPPGSVPLNSGPMSSAQAPRYPFPVIDGSQRVQIINQPAHTAPQHIRPAALAHVSSDSSSSVKARTAQNVMSSALPAYAKVSVKPAGASEKLGSPKAKSHGEVNISLSQKDVDAGSLSSSQQPKPGFVSVVPNSSARPATEIRRAEMVTTEIRRAEMVSESISAENQTRRVESPHNLTEDRGQTMPDSLVSVPETETVAAKENSSLPATNGFKKQLMEVSPTSDTPTSDSVDTNIDESMQGSSHASSEISGSSTQEKDLKCDEQTVSDMVVERSVISDEKHETVSGVLEKAQNEVDGTSSENLAEVTDGTSSELPHSTHIQSSTVPLGHSETSSRHHGVENSGDSLTSAPATLSKDKSAFESNTRRNTSTKGKKKIKEILQKADAAGTTSDLYNAYKGPEEKKEPLESSNVVHDVSNQKPAPVIPQATAEATVDAEPVKNEPEDWEDAADVSTPKLETADNSVNAKRSSSDEARDSCSNTEKKYSRDFLLKFADLCTTLPVGFDLSPDIANALIFAYMAASHHEHDSYPTPGKVMDRQGSNARLDRRPTNMVDDRWTKNQGSLPAGYGGNVGFRPGQGGNSGVLRNPRMQGPIMSRPMQPVGPMGGMGRNTPDLWQRGSNFQQKGLFPSPHAPMQVMHKAERKYQVGTVADEEQAKQRLLKGILNKLTPQNFEKLFEQVKSVNIDNAVTLSGVISQIFDKALMEPTFCEMYADFCVHLSGALPDFNENGEKITFKRLLLNKCQEEFERGEKEEEEASRVAEEGQVEQTEEEREEKRLQVRRRMLGNIRLIGELYKKKMLTEKIMHACIQKLLGFNQDPHEENIEALCKLMSTIGVMIDHQKAKGLMDGYFEKMKMLSCKQELSSRVRFMLINAIDLRKNKWQERMKVEGPKKIEEVHRDAAQERQTQANRLSRGPSMNSSARRGHMEFSPRGGGGMLSPPSAQMGGFHGPPQGRGFSNQDIRYDERPPYEPRMVPMPQRSVGDEPITLGPQGGLGQGMSRRPALVSNTYQSDATQAGGGDYRRPAGGLNGFGSQRPASPVTHGRSSPQERGTAYVHREFASLSRASDPSPEVSSARQVVQGPSSTVNSPRENALSEERLQNMSLSAIKEYYSARDEKEIGLCMKDMNSPAYHPTMISLWVSDSFERKDKERNLLAELLVNLVKSADNALTEVQLVKGFESVLTTLEDAVNDAPKAAEFLGRIFGKSVTEKVVTLTEIGRLIREGGEEPGSLIEFGLGGDVLGSVLEMIKTEAGEEALVEIRRSSGLRIEDFKPPAPNRSKILEKFT; this is encoded by the exons ATGTCCTACAATCAATCAAGGCCCGACAGAAGCGAGACTCAATACCGTAGAACTGGTCGATCCACCGGTaaccaccaccaacaacaacaccaacagcAACAACACCGATCTTCTCCCGCCGCCGGTTATGGTAAGGGAGCCGGCGCTCCTCCTTCCCCTGCGCCTGCCCCTTCCCCTGCCCCTTTtgttgattcttcttccttGCCTTCCAATCGCAG TTTTAAGAAGCCCAGCAATGCtcaaggaggaggaggaggagggcaGCCTAGGGTGAATTTGCCACCTGTGAATCATTCTGTTTCCAAGGATGGTTTGCATCCTAACAATCACAATGGTCCAAATGCACACTCTCGCTCTCAAG GAGTGTCTGGTGAACCGGTTGTTGGTGGAACAACTGAATCAATCAACAGAAACAGTGGACCTATTCCGAAGGCTCCAACTTCTCAGTCTACCGCCATGACTTTCAAGAACAATGATACGCCCAACACAGCCAAAG CCTCTGGAGACGCTTCTCAAGCATTTGCTTTGCAGTTTGGGTCTATTGATCTGATGAAG ATTCCTGCTCGAACTAGCTCAGCACCTCCGAATATGGATGAGCAGAAACGTGCCCAG ATGCAGCAATCTTCTGTAAGAACGGCGCCAAATGTGCCAGCTTCTGTACCCAAAAAAGATTTATCAAATAAGGTTGCAGATAATCAGTTGATGAGGAAAGAGGGGCACAATCCAACGAGTGAAAAAGCAGATATTAAAGTCCCACATATATCCCCTCCAAGTCAAACGCAGAAGTCTCCAATTACAAATATTCGCATGCCTGCTGTGCAGACACCATATCAGCATGCTCAGGTTCCTCACCCTGTACATTTCGGTGGGCCGAACATGCATATGCAGCCTCCAGTGACCGCATCCTCGTTTCAAATGCCAATGCCAATGGGATTATCTATGGGAAATTCACCTCAAATCCAGCCGCAGGTGTTCTTTCAGGGTCTTCCATCACATCCGATGCATCATCAGGGTATGATGCATCAGGCTCAGGGACATGGTTTTGCAACTCCAATGGGTGCTCAGATTCACCCTCAGTTAGGCCACGTTGGTGTGGGTTTGAGCCCACAATATCCCCAGCAACAAGGAGGAAAATATGGTGGGGCACGCAAGACGACGCCTGTAAAGATTACTCATCCTGACACACACGAAGAGCTGAGGCTTGATCGACGTGGTGACCCATATCCAGATGGCGAATCAGCGGCTTTAAAACAGCATTCTAACACACCCCCCAGATCACAGCCAGTTTCATCATTTGCTCCACGACCAGTCAATTTGGTGCAACCCTCATTTAACTCTAATACTATGATATATCCTCCGGGTTCTGTACCCTTAAACAGTGGTCCAATGTCATCTGCTCAGGCACCAAGATATCCTTTCCCAGTTATTGATGGGTCCCAGAGAGTACAAATTATCAACCAACCTGCTCATACCGCTCCACAGCATATCAGACCTGCAGCTCTGGCACATGTTTcatctgattcttcttcctctgtgaaAGCACGCACTGCCCAAAATGTGATGTCATCTGCCCTACCTGCTTATGCGAAGGTATCAGTGAAGCCAGCTGGGGCTTCTGAAAAGCTTGGATCACCAAAAGCCAAGTCACATGGAGAAGTTAACATTTCTCTGTCACAAAAGGACGTGGATGCAGGTTCATTGAGCTCTTCACAGCAGCCTAAACCTGGTTTTGTCTCTGTAGTACCTAATTCGTCTGCTCGGCCAGCGACTGAAATTAGAAGAGCGGAAATGGTGA CGACTGAAATTAGAAGAGCGGAAATGGTGAGTGAGTCGATCTCAGCTGAGAATCAGACACGTAGGGTGGAATCCCCTCATAATTTGACTGAG GATCGTGGACAGACTATGCCAGACTCTCTGGTCTCTGTTCCCGAAACAGAAACTGTTGCTGCCAAGGAAAATTCATCACTCCCAGCTACCAACGGATTTAAGAAGCAACTCATGGAGGTGTCTCCTACATCTGATACTCCAACGTCTGATTCAGTAGATACAAATATTGACGAATCTATGCAAGGGTCAAGCCATGCCTCATCAGAGATTTCTGGTTCTTCAACTCAAGAGAAAGACCTAAAATGTGATGAACAGACTGTTTCTGATATGGTTGTTGAAAGGTCTGTAATTTCTGATGAAAAACACGAAACAGTGTCAGGTGTGCTTGAGAAGGCACAGAATGAGGTAGATGGTACGAGCTCTGAAAACTTGGCTGAAGTTACAGATGGTACGAGCTCTGAGCTTCCACATTCTACGCATATTCAGTCTTCTACAGTTCCTCTTGGACATTCGGAAACGTCATCGAGACATCATGGTGTAGAAAATTCTGGTGATAGTTTGACCTCTGCCCCAGCTACTCTTTCAAAAGATAAATCCGCATTTGAATCGAACACAAGAAGAAATACTTCtacaaaaggaaagaagaagataaaagaaatcCTTCAAAAAGCAGATGCTGCAGGGACAACTTCTGATCTTTATAATGCGTACAAAGGGcctgaagaaaagaaagagcCGTTAGAGAGCTCAAATGTTGTTCATGATGTTTCAAACCAGAAGCCGGCACCTGTCATACCTCAGGCTACTGCTGAAGCCACTGTGGATGCTGAACCAGTGAAAAATGAACCAGAAGACTGGGAAGATGCGGCCGATGTTTCTACACCAAAGTTGGAAACTGCAGATAATTCTGTGAATGCTAAGAGAAGTTCCTCAGATGAGGCCAGAGACAGCTGCAGCAATACAGAAAAGAAGTACTCCCGTGATTTCCTTCTTAAGTTTGCAGACCTGTGTACTACTCTCCCTGTGGGATTTGACCTTTCGCCTGATATTGCTAATGCCTTGATTTTTGCTTATATGGCTGCATCTCATCATGAACATGATTCTTATCCTACTCCTGGAAAGGTTATGGATCGCCAAGGGAGTAATGCTCGATTAGATCGTCGTCCTACCAATATGGTTGATGATAGATGGACAAAGAATCAGGGTTCTCTTCCAGCAGGATATGGGGGTAACGTAGGTTTCCGACCTGGTCAAGGAGGAAACTCAGGAGTTTTAAGAAACCCTCGTATGCAGGGACCGATTATGTCTAGACCGATGCAACCTGTGGGTCCTATGGGAGGAATGGGCAGAAATACCCCCGACTTATGGCAACGTGGTTCAAATTTCCAACAAAAGGGACTTTTTCCTTCTCCACATGCTCCTATGCAGGTGATGCACAAAGCTGAGAGAAAATACCAAGTCGGTACAGTTGCAGATGaagaacaagcaaaacaaaggctATTAAAGGGAATCCTGAACAAGTTGACCCCGCAAAACTTTGAGAAACTGTTTGAGCAAGTTAAAAGTGTCAACATCGACAACGCTGTTACACTTTCTGGTGTCATTTCACAGATATTTGACAAAGCCTTGATGGAGCCTACCTTCTGTGAGATGTATGCAGATTTCTGTGTACATCTTTCTGGGGCGTTACCTGATTTTAATGAGAATGGTGAAAAGATTACCTTCAAAAGATTGCTTCTCAATAAATGTCAGGAAGAATTTGAGAGAGGggagaaagaagaggaggaagccAGTAGAGTAGCCGAAGAAGGACAAGTAGAACAAACCGAGGAGGAACGGGAAGAGAAAAGACTCCAGGTGCGAAGGAGAATGCTCGGTAATATTAGACTTATTGGTGAGTTATACAAGAAAAAGATGTTGACTGAGAAAATCATGCACGCATGCATCCAGAAGTTGCTCGGGTTTAATCAAGATCCTCATGAAGAGAACATTGAAGCTCTTTGTAAACTAATGAGTACGATAGGAGTTATGATCGATCATCAGAAAGCCAAGGGCCTTATGGATGGGTATtttgagaaaatgaaaatgctATCATGCAAACAAGAATTGTCGTCTAGGGTGAGGTTCATGTTGATTAATGCCATCGATTTGCGAAAGAACAAATGGCAAGAGAGAATGAAGGTCGaaggaccaaaaaaaattgaggaagTGCACAGAGATGCTGCACAAGAACGCCAAACTCAAGCTAACAGGCTTTCACGTGGACCCTCGATGAATTCATCAGCAAGAAGAGGACATATGGAGTTTAGTCCTAGGGGGGGAGGAGGAATGCTATCACCTCCAAGTGCCCAAATGGGTGGTTTCCATGGACCACCTCAAGGTCGTGGCTTTAGTAATCAGGACATTCGATATGATGAAAGGCCACCTTATGAGCCTAGGATGGTTCCAATGCCTCAAAGGTCAGTAGGTGATGAGCCTATTACCTTGGGTCCGCAAGGTGGTCTTGGTCAGGGAATGTCTAGAAGGCCTGCACTAGTATCAAACACTTATCAGTCTGATGCGACTCAGGCCGGTGGTGGAGATTATAGGCGACCGGCTGGTGGTTTGAATGGTTTTGGCTCACAAAGACCTGCAAGTCCTGTTACTCACGGACGGTCAAGTCCTCAAGAGCGGGGAACAGCGTATGTCCACAGGGAATTTGCAAGTCTGTCTCGTGCTTCTGATCCGTCACCAGAAGTTTCATCTGCTAGGCAAGTAGTACAAGGGCCATCGTCCACAGTAAACAGTCCTCGAGAAAATGCTTTGTCTGAGGAACGGTTACAAAATATGTCATTGTCTGCAATTAAGGAATATTACAG TGCCCGAGATGAGAAGGAGATTGGTTTGTGCATGAAAGATATGAATTCACCAGCTTATCACCCAACAATGATTTCTCTGTGGGTATCTGATTCGTTTGagagaaaagacaaagaaaggAATCTTTTAGCAGAGCTCCTTGTTAACCTTGTGAAATCTGCTGACAACGCTTTAACCGAGGTCCAACTAGTGAAAGG GTTTGAATCTGTTTTGACAACCCTGGAGGATGCCGTAAATGATGCTCCGAAAGCAGCAGAGTTTCTTGGTAGAATCTTTGGTAAAAGTGTGACAGAGAAAGTAGTGACATTGACAGAGATTGGTCGGTTAATCAGAGAAGGAGGAGAGGAACCAGGAAGTCTAATAGAGTTTGGATTAGGCGGAGATGTTCTTGGGAGTGTTTTGGAGATGATAAAGACAGAAGCTGGGGAAGAAGCTTTGGTTGAGATTCGCCGGAGCTCAGGTCTGAGGATTGAAGATTTCAAACCTCCTGCACCTAACCGGTCTAAGATATTAGAGAAATTtacttag